The stretch of DNA AAAGAAGTACAGAAAATGTTAAATAAAGGGGAGTCTATAAATTCAGTAGGACGATTAATATTTTTTGGTAAACATGGCAGATTAAACGAATCTGCTTTAGAAAATCAGTTAGAAAGAGCAAGCTGCTTAAACATTCTTTTAGCTTCACTAATAATATGGAATTCTAGATATTTAGAAAAGGTATATGAAGTAGTAAAAAATGAAGAATGGTTTGAAGAGATTGAATTTCAAAAGGTTAGTCCGTTAGGAACCCAACATGTAAATTTTTTAGGAAAGTATATTTTTGAAGATATAGAAATAGAAACGGGTGATGGTTTAAGAGAATTGATATTCAAGGTTTGAAATTAATGGAAGCCTTGAATTCATTCTATTAAATGATTGTGTGGTGCTAAATCACATTAATTATGGAGGTACCCCTTCAGACAAAAAGAGTGAGGCAAGCTCTAAATTATTTGAAAATTTCCTCGCAATATTTTCAGTCAGTTTTTCAAAATCACTATTCATTTTGAATCTTGAAAAATTTAAAAAATCTGCAATTTCAGAAAAATGTCTGAGTCTAGCAGCTTCATTATTCAAGTAAATACCTATTCTGAAATCTTCTACTCCAAGCTGTTCTCCAACATATTTCAAAATTTCCAATGGAATATCTTTATGAAGTTGATAGCCTAAATTTTTTAGGAAAAGATACTGTAGAGCATAACCTAATTTTAAATAAGGTTTCTTAAATTTTTCAATATATCGAACTTCTTCCAATGTAAGAGTGAAATTATCCACAATATCATTTTTAGTTGTCTTTAGTATGAAAAGTTCTCTCTTCTCCTTGTCAGTAAGAAAACGAAATTTAATTGTCTGCATTTTTAGTCTCTAATTCAGAAAGCCTTCTATAAAGAGTGGCTTTTGAAACTCCTGTTTTATTGAGAATTTCCTGTACAGAATAATGTTCAGTGTGGTAAAGAGCTAATGCTTCTTTGACTTTTTCACTGTTAATACGAGGTCTTCCTCCTAGCCTACCCCTAGCTCTAGCATTTTTCACTCCTTCTTTAACTCTTTCGGCAATCAATTCCCTTTCCAATTCGGCAAAGATAGAGATCATGCCGATCATAGCTCTCCCCATTGGAGAGGTAGTATCGATACTTTCTTTGAGAGATATCAGATTAATACCTTCAACATTAAATTTTTCGACCAGTTCAATCAGATCCTTAGTTTTTCTTCCTAGCCTAGAAAGGGAAAATATCACAAGTATATCTCCTTTTCTCAATTGCTCAAGCAGTTTAGAAAATTCTTTCCTCTGCATATTCTTTCCAGTAGCCTTATCTGAAAATATTTTATCCACTCCATATTTTTCTAATGCACTGATCTGCATTTCTAAATTTTGATCCGTAGTTGATACTCTTGCATACCCAAACTTCATTAAAATAGCCTCCGTAACTCATGTTTTTGATACATAGATATTGATAATAGTATTGGCAATAGTTCTGTAAATAGTTATGAGACTATTTTAACAAAATTTTTGTTTCAAAACTACCTATTTTTTCATAGCTCCAAAAACTTTAGTTTTTGAGACAAAGAAACAACATCATTCAAATGATATTATTCCTTGATATTTAAGTCTTTTTATTTTCAATGTGGGGTTTTCGGGAAAAAAACGGAGCTTGGCCTTTATAAGTTTTTCTGCCAACTCATTATTTCTAAAAATTTCATTAATTGATTTGTTTTTAGGGATATTTTCAATCTGTTCTGCATTAAATACATTGAAATATGATACTATAGGACTATTTAATTCTTCTGTTATTTCTTTTTCTTTTCCGTTTTCATCTTTGACTTTTTTTGTTATATCCCATTTCCAAAATTCTAACCTTATGGATTTAGCACCTTTTTTTACTTTCCACTTTTTAGATTCAGCCTGCTTGTATGTTAACCATCGATTATCCTTAAAGTCTATTCTTTCAGCTGCCATATATAGCTTTATTAAATTAATTCCTCTATAAGATACACCATTAGTCGGATTTATCGGTTTGGCAGTTAACCACCCTTTCTGCCAAAAAGTTTTTTCTCCATTTTCTAAATCTTTAATAATTGTATCAACTAACTCTTTTCTTTCTTCAAAAACTCTTTCTCTAGCTTTTCCCATTTTGACCACTCCCATAAAATAGTTTTTAAAACAAAACTAAATCTCTAAGGACACATAAGACAATTACACATTAGCCCGCATTACCAGTAGAAGCCATTTCATGCTTACAATTGTTCAAAGTTCCTACATAATTTTTTTGTTTTTTTCATAAACGAATTTTTGCATACAAGATTTTCAAGGTTTTGCGTAGCAAACACGGAGTGCTTGACCTTGAAAACTTGAATCCCCCAAGGATTTCGGAGTATGCTATAATTTGAGTTGAAAAAAATAGATTAAAAAAAAAAGAGAAGCGGTTTAGCTTCTCTTATCATTCCCAGAATAATAAAATTGTTTTTATCTGCTTGCATTGCCCTATTTGTTAAAGTGCAATAAATTTACAGCATAAATTTTGTGATAAAAATTCTTAAACGATTTAAAATAAACTTATTATATTCAAGATTGTGTATAATTATAAATCTTTATAAATTTCACCCCGACTCCCAATATTAATAACTAAAATTATTAATTGGTCATCTCTCTTAGAAAATAAAGCCCTAAATTTCCCAATTCTAAGCCTAAAAATATTTTCTTT from Sebaldella sp. S0638 encodes:
- a CDS encoding transposase; this translates as MFPFCLTITLEYLTNGDLRKEVQKMLNKGESINSVGRLIFFGKHGRLNESALENQLERASCLNILLASLIIWNSRYLEKVYEVVKNEEWFEEIEFQKVSPLGTQHVNFLGKYIFEDIEIETGDGLRELIFKV
- a CDS encoding DUF4158 domain-containing protein; the encoded protein is MQTIKFRFLTDKEKRELFILKTTKNDIVDNFTLTLEEVRYIEKFKKPYLKLGYALQYLFLKNLGYQLHKDIPLEILKYVGEQLGVEDFRIGIYLNNEAARLRHFSEIADFLNFSRFKMNSDFEKLTENIARKFSNNLELASLFLSEGVPP
- a CDS encoding recombinase family protein; its protein translation is MKFGYARVSTTDQNLEMQISALEKYGVDKIFSDKATGKNMQRKEFSKLLEQLRKGDILVIFSLSRLGRKTKDLIELVEKFNVEGINLISLKESIDTTSPMGRAMIGMISIFAELERELIAERVKEGVKNARARGRLGGRPRINSEKVKEALALYHTEHYSVQEILNKTGVSKATLYRRLSELETKNADN
- a CDS encoding ArdC-like ssDNA-binding domain-containing protein; translated protein: MGKARERVFEERKELVDTIIKDLENGEKTFWQKGWLTAKPINPTNGVSYRGINLIKLYMAAERIDFKDNRWLTYKQAESKKWKVKKGAKSIRLEFWKWDITKKVKDENGKEKEITEELNSPIVSYFNVFNAEQIENIPKNKSINEIFRNNELAEKLIKAKLRFFPENPTLKIKRLKYQGIISFE